A window of Methanocaldococcus vulcanius M7 genomic DNA:
TTTTATACGTTGTTTTAACTGAACATATTGCCTTTATTTTATTATCAAATATCTCAAAATCTATATTTATCGAGGTTATTGGTAAAGGATGACACATTGGAATCAGATCTTGGGTTTTTTTAACTGCCAAGATTCCTGCAATTTGAGCTGTTGTCAAAACATTTCCTTTTTTAATTTTGTTTTCTTTTATCAGTTTTATTGTTTCTGGTTTTAGATTAATATATCCTTCTGCAATACAGATTCTCCCTACATTACTTTTTTTTGATATATCTACCATTTTAACGCCTTTTTCATCCACGTGAGTAAGCATTTTCACACCTTGATTATCACTCAAATTATTAATCTTCGCTAAGAATTCAGATGAAAG
This region includes:
- the moaC gene encoding cyclic pyranopterin monophosphate synthase MoaC, with the translated sequence MLTHVDEKGVKMVDISKKSNVGRICIAEGYINLKPETIKLIKENKIKKGNVLTTAQIAGILAVKKTQDLIPMCHPLPITSINIDFEIFDNKIKAICSVKTTYKTGIEMEALTGVSIALLTIWDMVKSAEKDENGNYNNTEIFGVRVVKKVKLSSD